Proteins from one Triticum aestivum cultivar Chinese Spring chromosome 7A, IWGSC CS RefSeq v2.1, whole genome shotgun sequence genomic window:
- the LOC123148188 gene encoding uncharacterized protein — MAAESAWCWPWLGSGAACFLFFNVVVGAVAVLSWAQGGDEQVARRRRLTRSASSMVMERLRSMSVFAAFHSVPEHDYDSGLTPPASPSQLHHVQEYYTSSQEEGGEEIRHAVRPEPTLPAGESMTATVAPSTQSAPGAAAEAGLRSAASMSGSDKAGAETRTETSRCLGDACTAVALAFRQRDAPAPEPTPATAAAKGATTEKLRKREPAKVAEIVERRAYAEVEEKAEVNARAERFIRQFREELKLERIKSMLNQSAAAAASAR, encoded by the coding sequence ATGGCGGCGGAGTCTGCCTGGTGCTGGCCGTGGCTCGGCTCCGGCGCGGCGTGTTTCCTCTTCTTCAACGTCGTCGTCGGCGCCGTGGCCGTCTTGTCCTGGGCGCAGGGCGGCGACGAGCAGGTGGCTAGGCGGAGGAGGCTCACCCGGAGCGCGTCGTCCATGGTCATGGAGCGCCTCCGCTCCATGTCCGTCTTCGCCGCCTTCCACTCCGTGCCCGAGCACGACTACGACAGCGGCCTCACGCCGCCGGCGTCGCCGTCGCAGCTCCACCACGTGCAAGAGTACTACACGTCGTCGCAAGAAGAGGGAGGAGAGGAGATCAGGCACGCGGTGAGGCCAGAGCCGACCCTGCCGGCCGGAGAAAGCATGACGGCAACGGTGGCTCCGTCGACACAGAGTGCTCCTGGTGCAGCAGCCGAAGCGGGACTGCGTTCAGCGGCTTCGATGTCAGGGAGCGACAAGGCAGGAGCAGAGACGCGGACGGAGACGTCTAGATGCTTGGGAGACGCGTGCACAGCAGTAGCGTTAGCGTTCCGGCAGCGAGACGCGCCGGCGCCGGAGCCAACGCCAGCCACGGCGGCCGCCAAGGGTGCTACGACGGAGAAGCTGAGGAAGCGGGAGCCGGCGAAGGTGGCGGAGATCGTCGAGCGGCGCGCGTACGCGGAGGTAGAAGAGAAGGCGGAGGTGAACGCGCGGGCCGAGCGGTTCATCCGGCAGTTCCGGGAGGAGCTCAAGCTGGAGCGCATCAAATCCATGCTCAAccagagcgccgccgccgccgcatcggcACGGTAG